A region from the Bacteroidota bacterium genome encodes:
- a CDS encoding adenylate/guanylate cyclase domain-containing response regulator, with translation MTKKLKESRFKYWKILIVDDDEMLHFLTKRLLQNFQFEEKKLMFLHAYSKAEAEKVFSEHEDIAVILLDVVMEEWDSGLKFVEHVRKVVINNSVRIIIMTGQSKVAPEKQTIINYDINDYKTKQELTSKNKLFISILTALRSYRDIKKIEEYSKTLEAKVKERTRTIEIQNRRLAHEKIISEDLLLNTLPQKVVSDLKKFGETTPEDFSDVSVFFSDLVGFTEMSAKLKPQELISELNIIFTAFDDIMEAYNCERIKTIGDAYMAVSGMPEKDKNHAENIINASIEIIKFVEERNIQKDSKWEIRIGINSGNIVGGIVGVKKYIYDVFGDTINVASRMESNSTPMRINISDATYKLVQDKYVFSSREAMEIKGKGKMKMHFVDKKIERIFAKVS, from the coding sequence ATGACAAAAAAACTAAAAGAGAGTAGATTTAAATATTGGAAAATACTTATTGTAGATGACGATGAGATGTTGCATTTTTTAACAAAAAGACTTTTACAAAACTTTCAATTTGAAGAAAAAAAACTAATGTTTCTTCATGCATATTCAAAAGCTGAAGCAGAAAAGGTTTTTTCAGAACATGAGGATATTGCAGTTATTTTGCTTGATGTTGTTATGGAAGAATGGGATTCAGGATTGAAATTTGTTGAACATGTGAGGAAAGTTGTCATAAATAATTCGGTAAGAATAATAATTATGACAGGACAATCAAAAGTAGCACCTGAAAAACAGACAATAATTAATTATGACATAAATGATTATAAAACAAAGCAGGAATTAACATCCAAAAATAAACTTTTTATATCAATATTAACAGCACTACGTTCTTATAGAGACATTAAAAAAATTGAAGAATATTCAAAAACACTTGAAGCAAAAGTAAAAGAAAGAACACGTACAATTGAAATACAAAACAGGCGATTAGCACATGAAAAGATAATTTCAGAAGATTTGTTGTTAAATACGCTTCCACAAAAAGTAGTTTCTGACCTTAAAAAATTTGGAGAAACTACTCCCGAAGATTTTAGTGATGTAAGTGTTTTCTTTTCCGACCTTGTTGGCTTTACTGAAATGTCGGCAAAACTAAAACCGCAAGAATTGATTTCTGAATTAAATATTATATTTACAGCTTTTGATGACATAATGGAAGCCTATAATTGTGAAAGAATAAAAACAATTGGTGATGCATATATGGCAGTAAGCGGAATGCCTGAAAAAGATAAAAATCATGCTGAAAATATTATTAATGCTTCTATTGAGATTATAAAATTTGTTGAAGAACGAAATATTCAAAAAGACTCAAAATGGGAAATTAGAATTGGAATAAACTCAGGAAATATTGTTGGAGGGATAGTAGGGGTAAAAAAATATATTTATGATGTTTTTGGAGATACAATAAATGTAGCATCAAGAATGGAATCAAATTCAACGCCAATGCGTATTAATATTTCGGATGCTACATATAAACTTGTTCAAGACAAATATGTTTTTTCAAGCAGAGAAGCTATGGAAATTAAAGGAAAGGGTAAGATGAAAATGCATTTTGTAGATAAAAAAATTGAAAGGATTTTTGCAAAGGTTTCTTAA
- the recG gene encoding ATP-dependent DNA helicase RecG — protein MIYRQTLYTEIEYLKGVGPKRATVLQKELQIFTLKDLLNHFPFRYVDKTKFYKVKEVRSDSSYIQIKGEIENLREAGSGRSKRLIADLTDNTGSIELVWFKGTKWIINSIKAKKEYLVYGKPSSFRSTINIVHPEIDLLENGKSESESMKFQPVYNSSEKLASKGLSSRGIMKLQKQLFQTVGNQIPEVLPDNISKSFNFITRIEAYKQIHFPENIEILEKAKNRLKFEELFFVQVELCSFKWKKETQNKGVIFSKVGDYFNNFFHNVLPFELTNAQKKVIKELRSDFNSGKQMNRLLQGDVGSGKTIVALMAMFIALDNGFQTCIMAPTEILAKQHFNTISKLVEKLDVKVVLLTGSTKKAERKIIDEKLRSNETQILIGTHALIEDTVKFNNLGFVVIDEQHRFGVAQRAKMWKKSTIPPHILVMTATPIPRTLAMTFYGDLNISVIDEMPPGRKEIITKHYFEKNRLKIIGSIRKIIKQGNQVYIVYPLIEESEKLDYKNLMEGYDLVLREFPRPEYQLGIMHGKMKTEDKDKEMQRFVKGELDILVSTTVIEVGVDVPNATVMVIESAEKFGLSQLHQLRGRVGRGGDQSYCILMTSYKLTNDARTRMKIMTDTNDGFRIAEADLKLRGPGEVTGTKQSGIMNFKIADLATDHKILEVARKIAIKLIEDDPNLSKEKNKSLKNHLKESKKERFSWVEIS, from the coding sequence ATGATTTACAGGCAAACATTATACACAGAAATTGAATATCTTAAAGGTGTTGGTCCCAAAAGAGCAACAGTTTTACAAAAAGAACTTCAGATATTTACTTTAAAAGATTTGCTAAATCATTTTCCATTTAGATATGTTGATAAAACAAAATTTTATAAGGTTAAAGAAGTACGTTCTGATAGTAGCTACATTCAGATAAAAGGTGAAATTGAAAATTTGCGTGAAGCAGGAAGTGGACGAAGCAAACGCTTAATTGCAGATTTAACTGATAATACAGGAAGTATTGAACTCGTTTGGTTTAAAGGAACAAAGTGGATAATAAATTCAATAAAAGCAAAAAAAGAATATTTAGTTTATGGTAAACCTTCATCATTCAGGTCAACTATAAATATTGTTCATCCCGAAATAGATTTGCTGGAAAACGGGAAAAGCGAAAGTGAATCTATGAAATTTCAACCTGTTTATAACTCATCGGAGAAGTTAGCTTCAAAAGGATTGAGTAGCAGAGGAATAATGAAATTACAAAAGCAATTATTCCAAACTGTAGGAAATCAAATTCCTGAAGTTTTACCTGACAATATTTCTAAGTCTTTTAATTTTATTACAAGAATAGAAGCATACAAACAAATACACTTTCCTGAAAATATTGAAATTCTTGAAAAAGCAAAAAATCGTTTAAAATTTGAAGAATTATTTTTTGTTCAAGTTGAACTATGTAGTTTTAAATGGAAAAAAGAAACACAAAATAAGGGAGTAATTTTTTCAAAAGTTGGAGATTATTTTAATAATTTTTTTCACAATGTTTTACCTTTTGAGTTAACAAATGCTCAAAAAAAAGTTATCAAAGAATTAAGAAGTGATTTCAATTCGGGAAAGCAAATGAACAGATTGTTGCAAGGTGATGTGGGAAGTGGGAAAACAATTGTTGCTCTTATGGCAATGTTTATTGCACTCGACAATGGGTTTCAAACATGCATAATGGCTCCAACAGAAATACTTGCAAAACAGCATTTTAATACAATTAGCAAATTAGTAGAAAAACTTGATGTAAAAGTTGTTTTACTAACCGGCTCAACAAAAAAAGCTGAACGTAAAATTATTGATGAAAAACTAAGATCAAATGAAACTCAAATACTTATTGGCACTCATGCATTAATTGAAGATACAGTAAAGTTTAATAATCTTGGCTTTGTAGTTATTGACGAACAGCACAGATTTGGTGTAGCTCAACGAGCAAAAATGTGGAAGAAAAGCACAATCCCTCCCCATATTTTAGTCATGACAGCTACCCCAATTCCAAGAACACTGGCAATGACATTTTATGGCGATTTAAATATTTCTGTTATTGATGAAATGCCTCCGGGAAGAAAAGAAATAATTACAAAACATTATTTTGAAAAAAATAGATTAAAAATAATTGGTTCAATCAGAAAAATAATAAAACAAGGAAATCAGGTTTACATTGTTTATCCTTTGATTGAAGAATCGGAAAAACTTGATTACAAAAATCTCATGGAAGGATACGATTTGGTTTTAAGAGAATTTCCACGTCCCGAATATCAATTAGGAATAATGCATGGGAAAATGAAAACCGAGGACAAGGATAAAGAAATGCAAAGGTTCGTTAAAGGGGAACTTGATATTCTTGTTTCTACAACAGTTATTGAAGTAGGTGTTGATGTTCCTAATGCCACGGTTATGGTAATTGAAAGTGCTGAAAAATTTGGCTTGTCTCAATTGCATCAACTACGTGGACGAGTAGGTAGAGGTGGCGATCAATCCTATTGTATTTTAATGACTTCCTATAAGTTAACAAATGATGCACGCACAAGAATGAAGATAATGACTGACACAAATGATGGTTTTAGAATTGCTGAGGCTGACCTTAAGTTGCGTGGTCCCGGAGAAGTTACAGGCACAAAGCAAAGTGGAATTATGAATTTTAAAATTGCTGACCTTGCAACTGATCACAAAATTTTAGAAGTTGCCAGAAAAATTGCCATAAAACTTATTGAAGATGACCCGAACTTATCCAAAGAAAAAAATAAATCATTAAAAAATCATTTAAAAGAAAGCAAAAAAGAAAGATTTAGCTGGGTAGAAATTTCGTAG
- the gldD gene encoding gliding motility lipoprotein GldD: MQPFIKLFSFLLVLLIVSSCKNTYTPKPRSYFRIYFPERGYKTYDSLCPFIFDFPIYAKVEKDKTKNAKPCWLNVVYKPFNATIHITYKKFKDKDGLYKLTEDTRTLVYKHTVKAEKIKEELIVQKDKVSGMFYELRGNTATSYNFFLTDSVENYIYASLYFSAKANSDSLQPVLDFIKVDIKKMIATFDWKKEENYFIKKNE; the protein is encoded by the coding sequence ATGCAACCTTTTATAAAACTTTTCTCTTTCTTATTAGTTTTGTTAATAGTATCATCATGTAAAAATACATATACACCAAAACCACGTTCTTATTTTAGAATTTATTTCCCCGAAAGAGGATACAAAACTTATGATTCTTTATGTCCTTTTATTTTTGATTTTCCAATATATGCAAAGGTCGAAAAAGACAAAACAAAAAACGCAAAACCATGTTGGTTGAATGTTGTTTACAAACCTTTTAACGCAACAATACATATTACTTACAAAAAATTTAAGGACAAAGACGGATTGTACAAATTGACAGAAGATACCCGAACATTAGTGTATAAACATACCGTTAAAGCAGAAAAAATCAAGGAAGAACTTATTGTACAAAAAGATAAGGTATCAGGAATGTTTTATGAATTGAGAGGAAATACAGCAACCTCATATAATTTTTTTCTAACAGATTCAGTTGAAAATTATATTTATGCCTCACTATATTTTAGTGCAAAAGCAAACAGTGACTCTTTACAACCTGTATTGGATTTTATTAAAGTTGATATAAAAAAAATGATAGCGACCTTTGATTGGAAAAAGGAAGAAAATTATTTTATTAAAAAAAATGAATAA